One Synechococcus sp. MU1617 DNA window includes the following coding sequences:
- the grrP gene encoding extracellular substrate binding-like orphan protein GrrP, protein MPLRSSALFLALTALTACSMPDKNSASDAEAPASPIEQISSVKAVAVTDALPYSAKNGQQWEGLSHEVLSVIQAELGGDSSPDIIEVASVKAAGEALKDGSANIACGVGFSWDRAKELSYSLPFAVGGVRLLTTADIDGTPAELKGRTIGVIRDSVPASVVAKQLPEAEPKPFDSPAAALDALQQGTVDAIANGALWAKANLDAVPGSKAVPERPYGRSAVACVVNPENHALLAKANVAIAQLLQNYIDGDEESTTRINRWIGPESSVGLSGEAIAAYYNAVLSTVTGINTQPD, encoded by the coding sequence ATGCCTCTTCGCTCCTCTGCCCTGTTCCTGGCGCTGACGGCTCTGACGGCCTGTTCAATGCCAGACAAGAACTCTGCGTCTGATGCTGAAGCACCTGCTTCTCCCATAGAGCAAATCTCCAGCGTGAAGGCCGTGGCTGTGACCGATGCGCTCCCCTACAGCGCCAAAAATGGACAGCAGTGGGAAGGTCTGTCACATGAGGTCCTGAGTGTGATTCAGGCTGAACTCGGTGGAGATTCAAGCCCTGACATCATTGAGGTGGCCAGCGTCAAAGCGGCTGGTGAAGCCCTCAAGGATGGTTCCGCGAACATCGCCTGTGGCGTGGGCTTCAGTTGGGACCGAGCCAAGGAATTGAGCTACTCCCTGCCTTTTGCTGTTGGCGGTGTTCGACTCCTCACCACAGCTGATATCGATGGAACGCCTGCAGAACTGAAGGGCAGGACCATTGGAGTGATTAGGGATTCTGTCCCAGCAAGCGTTGTGGCGAAGCAGTTACCTGAAGCCGAGCCCAAGCCGTTCGACTCTCCTGCGGCTGCTTTGGATGCCCTTCAGCAAGGAACAGTGGATGCCATTGCCAATGGCGCCCTCTGGGCCAAGGCCAATCTCGATGCGGTCCCTGGCAGCAAGGCCGTACCGGAGCGTCCGTACGGTCGCTCCGCCGTCGCCTGCGTCGTCAATCCTGAGAACCATGCGTTGCTGGCCAAGGCCAATGTTGCCATTGCCCAGTTGCTCCAGAACTACATCGATGGAGATGAAGAAAGCACCACTCGGATCAACCGCTGGATCGGTCCCGAGAGTTCTGTGGGCCTTTCTGGGGAGGCGATTGCCGCTTACTACAACGCTGTGCTGTCGACCGTGACAGGGATTAACACCCAGCCCGACTGA
- a CDS encoding 4'-phosphopantetheinyl transferase superfamily protein — protein sequence MEAVWSWWSIPSTQRRVLVAHLPQPPTRAEQRALSDSLTCRLFADAGQVVAADDIGRTIYGKPQLRDSALHHSISNTGSLSLGVVGPDPIGIDVEALDRPMRVASELLKRRMFASAADATTCLQHWTLIQAWTAKEAVLKAAGLGLGGGLANVTIAPDGAAAWLHGSRYALSLWTQDGFSVAVAEGIRG from the coding sequence TTGGAAGCCGTTTGGTCCTGGTGGTCGATCCCCAGCACCCAACGTCGGGTGTTGGTGGCGCATCTCCCCCAACCCCCAACGCGCGCTGAGCAGCGGGCCTTGAGCGACAGCCTCACCTGCCGGCTGTTCGCCGATGCAGGCCAGGTGGTTGCTGCGGATGACATCGGCCGCACGATTTATGGCAAGCCGCAGCTGCGCGACTCTGCGCTGCACCACAGCATTTCCAACACCGGATCCCTCAGCCTTGGTGTGGTGGGACCTGATCCGATTGGCATTGATGTGGAAGCGCTGGACCGGCCGATGCGTGTGGCTTCTGAACTGTTGAAGCGGCGCATGTTTGCCTCGGCCGCTGATGCGACAACCTGCCTGCAGCACTGGACGTTGATTCAGGCCTGGACGGCGAAGGAGGCTGTGTTGAAGGCAGCGGGACTGGGGCTGGGTGGCGGACTTGCCAACGTGACCATTGCGCCAGATGGGGCCGCGGCATGGCTGCATGGCTCGCGTTACGCCCTCAGCCTGTGGACCCAGGATGGCTTCAGCGTGGCGGTCGCTGAGGGCATCCGTGGCTAG
- the pdeM gene encoding ligase-associated DNA damage response endonuclease PdeM → MTALEWSWGDSPLTFLPQRALWRAEGRELFVADLHLGKAEVFQAHGIPMPSDGDQGTLNPLLELCHAWSPQRLFVLGDLVHARIGITVPLRETLLALPDLCGCPVVLIGGNHDQDSWIEGLPQQPSQRLDNLWLSHMPERVPEPGLLNVCGHLHPTTRIRSRSDQLRLPCFAFDPDGPRLVIPSFGQLTGGHDCGERYQQWLVAEGSIVPWFDPISQNRERRIA, encoded by the coding sequence ATGACCGCATTGGAGTGGTCCTGGGGCGACAGCCCGCTCACGTTCCTGCCCCAGCGTGCCCTGTGGCGGGCTGAGGGGCGCGAGCTGTTTGTCGCAGACCTGCATCTCGGCAAGGCCGAGGTGTTCCAGGCCCATGGCATCCCCATGCCCAGCGACGGGGATCAGGGAACCCTCAATCCATTGCTGGAGCTCTGCCATGCCTGGTCACCTCAGCGCTTGTTTGTGCTGGGTGATCTCGTGCATGCCCGGATCGGCATCACCGTTCCGCTGCGCGAGACCCTGCTGGCGTTGCCCGATCTCTGTGGTTGCCCGGTGGTGCTGATCGGTGGCAACCATGACCAGGACAGCTGGATTGAAGGCTTGCCCCAGCAGCCTTCTCAGCGCTTGGACAATCTCTGGTTGAGCCACATGCCCGAACGGGTGCCCGAGCCGGGGTTGTTGAACGTGTGCGGTCACCTGCATCCCACCACCCGGATTCGCAGCCGTTCCGATCAGTTGCGTTTGCCCTGCTTCGCCTTTGATCCGGATGGGCCGCGTTTGGTGATTCCTTCCTTCGGGCAGTTGACGGGAGGCCATGACTGCGGCGAGCGTTACCAGCAATGGCTTGTGGCCGAAGGCTCCATCGTTCCTTGGTTCGATCCAATCTCCCAAAACCGAGAGCGAAGGATCGCGTGA
- a CDS encoding transporter substrate-binding domain-containing protein: protein MGRVRRWSVVLALACFSSATPLQANQLKVGVSGSAPFVIKNGEQISGISLEIWRRVAEDNNLSYNLIPQPSPKAGIEAVNDGKIDVLVGPISITSRRLAIAGIDFTQPYFLSKEGILLPLKAPSIFSRVQVFFGWAVISSVLVLISVLLVVGSLIWMAERRTNSEQFPRDWLPGISSGMWFALVTLTTVGYGDKAPITRTGRGITGAWMVISLIAVSSLTASLASAFTLFLSGTTEAAIDSPQQLSGRRVAVVEGTDGMELAENREMRVVPAPSLDSAVQLVLDRKADALIFDRHSLRYHLKQNPELDVRIAPFTLSDETYGFVLPPNSYLRTRMGVSILKLQQSGQAEAIADKFLD, encoded by the coding sequence ATGGGAAGGGTCCGGCGCTGGTCCGTCGTCCTCGCGCTCGCTTGCTTCAGCAGCGCAACCCCCCTGCAGGCCAATCAACTGAAGGTGGGGGTCAGTGGATCGGCCCCGTTCGTAATCAAAAACGGCGAGCAGATCAGCGGCATCAGCCTCGAGATCTGGCGACGCGTCGCCGAAGACAACAACCTCAGCTACAACCTGATTCCCCAGCCATCACCCAAAGCCGGGATCGAGGCGGTGAATGACGGCAAGATCGACGTGCTGGTGGGCCCGATCAGCATCACCTCCCGCCGACTTGCCATTGCAGGGATTGACTTCACCCAGCCCTACTTCCTGAGCAAGGAGGGCATTCTTCTTCCCCTAAAGGCCCCCTCCATTTTCAGTCGCGTTCAGGTGTTCTTCGGCTGGGCCGTGATCTCCTCAGTTCTGGTTCTGATCAGCGTGTTGTTGGTGGTCGGCAGCCTGATCTGGATGGCTGAGCGGCGCACGAACAGTGAACAGTTCCCCCGCGACTGGCTGCCCGGCATCAGCAGCGGCATGTGGTTTGCCCTGGTGACGTTGACGACCGTTGGCTACGGCGACAAGGCGCCGATCACACGAACCGGCCGGGGCATCACCGGCGCCTGGATGGTGATCTCGCTGATCGCGGTGTCGTCCCTCACCGCCAGCCTGGCTTCAGCCTTCACGCTGTTTCTCTCGGGGACCACCGAAGCAGCCATTGACAGTCCTCAACAGCTCAGCGGCCGCCGGGTCGCCGTCGTCGAAGGAACCGATGGCATGGAGCTCGCGGAAAACCGCGAGATGCGCGTCGTGCCAGCACCCAGCCTCGACAGCGCCGTTCAGTTGGTGCTGGATCGCAAGGCCGACGCCTTGATCTTCGATCGGCATTCGCTTCGTTACCACCTCAAACAGAACCCCGAGCTTGATGTGCGGATCGCACCGTTCACCCTCTCGGATGAGACCTACGGATTCGTGTTGCCCCCCAACAGCTATCTGCGCACGCGTATGGGGGTGTCGATCCTGAAGCTCCAACAGAGTGGCCAGGCGGAAGCCATCGCCGACAAGTTTCTGGATTGA
- a CDS encoding CopG family transcriptional regulator, whose protein sequence is MSLLQDLVQELQQRIEGQAAAPSTAAVADAAGSERINVTLPRGVMDDLKRHALAEGRSCGNLAAYLLEEALRRHRPLG, encoded by the coding sequence GTGTCCCTCCTTCAAGACCTGGTTCAGGAGTTGCAGCAGCGGATCGAGGGCCAGGCTGCGGCTCCCAGCACGGCTGCGGTGGCGGATGCGGCCGGCTCGGAGCGCATCAACGTCACCCTGCCCCGCGGGGTGATGGACGATCTCAAGCGCCATGCTCTCGCTGAAGGGCGCAGTTGCGGCAATCTCGCCGCCTATCTCTTGGAAGAGGCCCTGCGTCGTCATCGCCCCCTGGGCTGA
- a CDS encoding PCC domain-containing protein gives MQPLPLKLAPGSDLRLSLEALAQRDGISGFVLGVVGNLTKASFQCPGQAEPTVLEGDLEVITLNGTFSPEGVHLHLSLSDGACQVWGGHLEPGTIVQKGVDLLIGVLEQRKGRPARQTAAPRIEIAVLPGCPWCSRALRILRTLDLLHTVTTINDDAAFQAVQQRSGMTTFPQVFIDGSVIGGYDDLAAMQAAGELDALR, from the coding sequence ATGCAACCCCTGCCGCTGAAGCTTGCTCCCGGTAGTGATCTGCGCCTCAGCCTCGAAGCACTGGCCCAGAGGGACGGCATCAGCGGCTTCGTTCTCGGCGTGGTTGGCAACCTGACCAAGGCGTCGTTCCAGTGCCCCGGCCAGGCGGAGCCCACCGTGCTGGAAGGCGACCTTGAGGTGATCACCCTCAATGGAACCTTTTCCCCTGAGGGCGTGCACCTGCACCTGAGCCTCTCGGATGGAGCCTGCCAGGTCTGGGGAGGCCACCTGGAGCCCGGCACGATCGTGCAGAAAGGCGTCGACCTCCTGATTGGGGTCCTCGAGCAACGCAAAGGCCGCCCCGCACGCCAAACAGCAGCGCCGCGGATCGAGATCGCCGTGCTGCCGGGATGCCCCTGGTGCAGCCGTGCCCTGCGCATCCTGAGAACCCTGGATCTGCTCCACACCGTCACCACCATCAACGACGACGCAGCCTTCCAAGCCGTGCAGCAGCGCAGTGGAATGACCACCTTCCCCCAGGTGTTCATCGACGGATCCGTGATTGGTGGCTACGACGATCTCGCCGCCATGCAAGCCGCAGGTGAACTCGACGCCCTCCGCTGA
- a CDS encoding DUF6737 family protein produces the protein MNSTPSAEPPEQPPFWSLKPWWCQPWSIVSTGVLVVGGSWGLLHQLWISLPLALGVMAWWLLFLVLVPAAYRSASDQA, from the coding sequence GTGAACTCGACGCCCTCCGCTGAGCCTCCGGAACAGCCGCCCTTCTGGTCGCTGAAACCCTGGTGGTGCCAGCCCTGGTCCATCGTCTCCACAGGGGTGCTTGTGGTGGGTGGGTCCTGGGGCCTGCTGCATCAGCTCTGGATCAGCCTTCCCCTGGCCCTGGGCGTAATGGCCTGGTGGCTGCTGTTTCTGGTGCTCGTTCCCGCCGCCTACCGATCAGCCTCAGATCAGGCCTGA